TAGATCCCCACAACACAGAATACCATGTCCTGCTCTCGAACATGTATGCTTCGGAAGGATATTCAGAGAAGGCTAAATCCCTCAGGCAGGCCCTTAGGGCTAAGGGCATTAGGAAGATTCCTGGAATAAGCTCCATTCACATCAACGGCGAGCTTCATCAGTTCTGTGCAGGTGATAAATCTCACCGACGAGCGAGAGAGGTCTACTACATGCTTGATGAGATGATCCAACGGCTTAAATTAGCTGGTTATGTTCCTTTCATTTCATCACAGGCTGAGAATGGTATTAATGAGATGGAGGAGAAAGAGCAAGCATTGTTCTCACACAGCGAGAAGCTCGCAGTTTGTTTTGGGCTGATAAGCACCAAGGCTGGAACACCTCTTTACATCTTCAAGAATCTAAGGATCTGTCCAGATTGCCATTCTGCTATTAAGAGCGTTTCAAAAATTTACGAGCGGGAAATAGTTGTTAGGGATCGTAGTCGTTTTCATAGATTCAAGCATGGTTCATGTTCTTGTTCGGATTACTGGTGAACAAATCTGTGCTGCATACACagtatataaaaattgaaaaattctctAAATCCAGATTCACAATTTTCCATTCCGATTGAGgtcttttccttttcacaTGAACAATGATCTGTAACTCAAATTCAGTAAGAAATCAAGAGTTGAGAACTGCTTACTTTCAGGTATCTACTCAACAGCCTCGATTTTCCGTTTTTAGGTACTCTTAACTTTGGTCTGAACTTCCTGATCAAACCGGACGCTTCGGGCTTTGCTTTTGAACTCTCCGTAATCTGCAAGCAAGCTGCCATTGACTTTATGCTTCATGTTCTCCACCAATCTCTTCAACACCTGATGACGAAACAATTATCTTTAGGCCACTTTTCGCGGACATTAAAGATACTTTAAAGGAGAATAAAGCTTATGCTGTCCTAACCGATTCTGCTACGCTTTGGAGGACATCTCCGGGAACAAGAGCAAGCACTGGGGGTAGAATAAAGCTTATGGTCATCTCGAGCTGACCTTTAAGTCGGCTCCTTGCCTCCCTTCTTTCTGCGTACAAGGCTCCTCTAACCCCGAGCGAGAAATGAGATGGCTTGAGAACGTTATCGAGCCCTTGGAGCTCCCACCTTATCTACAGAGAATATAAAATATGCAGCATTAGTAGATGTCAAAGGCAAGTCAGTGCAGCTTCTGGGGCTACTTCACGTTTAGATGAGTTTTTGGAGCTTACAATGTCAAGCTCCAGGACTTTGGAGACATCATGAGGGACTCCAGCCGGATAATCTTTGCCCATCGACCTGCATCTCAACCTCATGTCAATCTGTGGCCATACCTTGAGGAATAGAAACTGAATCGGGAGCATCTGAATTCTCCACTCTTCCTGCACAGTGCACAGAGGAGAATTTGAGTTCCCACAAATGAAAACCGGGAATGCCCGAGTATCAATAAGCCCATAGGCTGTTTCGCAGATaatttaaacaaataaatgacCATCCTCCTCGAGCCTGATTCAAATCTTTTAAGCGGTAACTGAGTAATTTACATTGATTGTTAGGCGACGACGATAGATACCCGACTAACGGGGAATTACCTCATTCAATCGCTGGCTTCTCCTTTTATCAGGAAAGATTGCTTTGAATACTCTGGGCTTGTCCTCCAAATACTGATCGAACGAAGCCTTAAAAATGAACCCGAATGATCACAATTTCAGTAATAGTTGAGACACTCATAGCACATGGACAGCATATTATAATGCCTCGACAAAAAAGACGATTGAATTCGTGTCAAAGCACGTACCCCGGGAGCTTCGTAGAGTGGGATGTCAGTCGCGATCTTGGAGGTATAACTGGAAGGCTTCTTCCCCGTCTCGCTCTTTACTACCAGCAGCTTTCTCGACCTCGTCCCAGTCAGCTCCATCGGGCATCGAGCTCTGTTCTTCAGCATCACaagttgctgctgctgcagctTCAACTTCCCTGTGCCGAAACCCGAGCCATTAATGCAAAAGCCCAGAGAAGCTGCAGCTCCAACTTCCCCCATcgtttttcttgatcttcAACCTCTTGGATTCACAGCATTCATATAGTCAAGCCTCCTTCtgtttttgtttattaatGGGGATGGAGAAGGGAAAGGGATCATGGGAGAGTTTCTGAAAGTGGAAGGATAGAGAGTGGGGGGAAGGAAGGATAGATCTTGGCATTTTGTCTTGCTGACATGGCAGTTTCCAAGACCAGTAACCATTTCTGGTGTAGTGTAGGCCCCGCTATGTCTTCTTCAACGCCCACTACTCTTGGGTTAAATATACCGTACGTATCACGCAATCAAGTTACCGTATAACATCTAATAAAATTGCATGTAAATGGTAAACATGGTCCACGAGTGATCCCGCAAAGTCCCATTTACATACATTTTGATTGATTGTTACTCATTCAAAGTGAATGAGTAGTACtgatttaatatttatattacgtTTGGTAACgaagttaagtttgatttaatttgatttattttaatttaaagagataaaagataataatatttgagaaaattatataagataatttaaagaaaaagatgaaaaagtaatgatggtgttgttgaattgagaaaaaaatattgaatagttaaaagaatttgtgtttaaaattaatttaaataatagataaaaaaatgtaaaagagaatttcaagaaaaaagataacgattatgttgttgaattgtggaaaaaaattgagttgagttaaattaaattaagttagGTTTTATTACCAAATAAATAGTTTTTGTTCTGTTATTTATGAATGTGGCTTTAACTTATTTGGGACAGACCAAAACTAGTGGGGGCTCCACAAGACAATTTATATTCCGGACCTTTGCTAACAGATTGGCAATAGTCACTTCAAGTGAAAATAGACCCTGAGTGCGCCCCCTTAATTATGCTTGATTTAACCACTTTGATGCGTTATTAtctttaaataagattttctATTTAAATCACTAtctttaaataagattttctatttaaattttatgaatagAAAAAACTCATGAGTAATAAGAGAATTTTTATCCCCTTAATAAGTTGATTtctcgaattgaattaatcgtaatctattaaattttcgaatatcagaatgcacaaaaaaaataattaactattttattaatgaatttgataattaaaatattattatttggcAAGGGAACTTATTATTTTAACAATATTCTTGTAttcaaaatgataaatttatgATAAGATAATGAATAATTTCACATGAGAATAagcttttttattatttaataagtgaatttactatttcaaaaaataataagctTTCATTATATGACAAAACTTTCAATtcactgaaaaagaaaaaaacctcATTCTTTTTAAAGGAAGTTCACCGACGATCATTCAATACTTCTTGACGGAAGTTTAATCCTAGAAACTCTCAATTGAAACAAAGCTATAGAGGTTCTCGAGTTtcacttttctctctctcttttttttttttttttttgggttcctCCGATGGGAAGCGTTACTTCTTCGAATTTGGGTTTGATATTTAGTAAGTGTGATGCGCATTCCAGCTTAGCTTGAACTCCAACGAGTGGATCCGATGAACTTATGTCAAGCGCCCGACATGAAACATTATTAGGCGATCTCGCGGTTATGAACTAAATCAATTCATATCGCTATGTTCTGTGTTACTTAATGTAAACTGTCATATATGCACATACGCGTATATTTATacacatctatatatgcatgcaGAGAGAATGTGcgtgtgagagagagaaatagtTCTTGGAAGGGGGTCATGTCAAACCGTTGGGAGGAATGCCACAGATGAAATATGTTATCATGCAAAAGGGGTTTAATTTCCATCTAGCTAGGAGCCTAATCTGCATGCATTccatgctctctctctctctctctctttctcttacattattcatcatcgtcatcctcctcctccttttaAGTTCAATTCTGCAGCATACTGATATTCATTACCTCATCAGTGCTGTCCTGGAGTTTCCTGTTATACGCTTGCTGGTGGGGAGAAGACGAAGAGTTCTTGAATGGGGAGGCCGCCGTGTTGTGACAAGTTGAACGTGAAGAGAGGGCTTTGGACCGCCGAGGAGGATGCCAAGATCCTCGCCTATGTCTCCGCCCATGGCACTGGCAACTGGACTCTTGTCCCCAAGAAAGCCGGTTCGTATAACACATGCATTCATCCACTCCCATTATTGCATTTGAGGTCGTCCTCACACATGTATACAGCTAGAGTAGAGAACCACTTTGGGCCTACATTACTACGTACCTACGCAAAATCAATTACTTATAAAATGTCCATAGGCTTCCCGGATAATAATGACTTCTCTGATGTTCGCGTGTTTTCACGTACCCTTAATGGTCTCCGTTACGTTTAGTATTGAGTCGAGCTCCCCTGTCTTGAATGCATGCATGCTAGCTAGCATAGACTCGATCGGGTCGGATGATGAGGTCAGGGATATATATCGACTTTGGACTCGAAGATGATCCCTAGCTCGAATGTTTGTGGATAACCCTTAATGGCTACATCCTAAATCGACCCTTCACTCTCAACTCATCCCTCAAGAGTGCCTTGGTTCCAGTCTCTTCTTATGGCAATTCTCTTGATTGCGTCTGTCTCGTCGAAATCACTGTGCAGGTCTGAACAGATGCGGCAAGAGCTGCAGGCTGCGGTGGACTAACTACCTGAGGCCTGACCTCAAGCATGAGAGCTTCACCCCTGAAGAAGAGCAGCTCATCATCGACTTCCATAAAGCCATCGGAAGCAGGTAAACACTACTAAAAATGTGCGGGTTTACCTACTAGAAATTGTTCCCAGGTAATTCCTCGGTAAATCGGGGTTACCAACAGCTTATCCGAGGGACACCACCAATGGATAATTGAGCCCCATTAAAATTTATGAGGGATTACCGAAGGATAATCGAGCCTCGGTGCATTAGCTAGTTAGTAATCAATTTACAGCTATTTTCCGCACTATTTGCTCGGTTATAATACGTATGTGATTCTTCCAGATGGTCTATGATTGCGAGGCAACTGCCGGGAAGAACAGATAATGATGTGAAGAACTACTGGAACACGAAGCTGAGGAAGAAGCTCGCCAAGATGGGAATCGATCCCGTGACCCACAAGCCCATCCCTCAGGTGATGTCCGAATATGGAAACATTAACCGGCTTCCGGACTCCACCTCGTTGGTCAGATCCACTGCCAGATCAGCTCCCAGATCACCATCTTCGATCCTCCCTCGACTTCCCATGATCAATCATATGACAAGGAACCATAATTCTAGCCAAAAACCGAACTCGTTGGCAGGGCAACCCGATCAGAATTTGTGGCCTGGCATCAGCGCTGCTGCTTGGGACCAGCTTCTGCGTCAGTTCCAAGAGAACAACATTGACCAAGAAACTATGCGGCAGCCACAGCATTTCATGAATGAGGTCAcgtcctcctcttcttcttcttcttcctcaactGTGACCACACAGCTCCTCAACTCTTCAAGCCCGGGCTCTTTTGGATCATCTCAGGCCCACATTCCCCGCCCTCCATTCACTCGCCCCGATCTACTCCCCAGCGATCCACTTGCGCTTGGTGTGGACCTGCAGAAGCAGTGCTCGAGCTTCCAATCAGGAATCTTTACGCCCGGTGCTGGCCACGAGCCTCCAAGTCTGACAGAAGATCAAGCGTGTGTGGGTATCTCAACCCTCGGGAATGGACCTGCTAGGGACATAACTGCGTACAACACAGGCGTTCCACCTTATCAAGCAGCTCCTGGGGATCAGCTGAATCATTTGTATGAAGCTGCTTCTCCCGGTAACTCCTTCATCGATTCAATTTTGGATAGAGACAGCCAGATTCGACCAGA
The sequence above is drawn from the Punica granatum isolate Tunisia-2019 chromosome 5, ASM765513v2, whole genome shotgun sequence genome and encodes:
- the LOC116209375 gene encoding uncharacterized protein LOC116209375 isoform X1 translates to MGEVGAAASLGFCINGSGFGTGKLKLQQQQLVMLKNRARCPMELTGTRSRKLLVVKSETGKKPSSYTSKIATDIPLYEAPGASFDQYLEDKPRVFKAIFPDKRRSQRLNEEEWRIQMLPIQFLFLKVWPQIDMRLRCRSMGKDYPAGVPHDVSKVLELDIIRWELQGLDNVLKPSHFSLGVRGALYAERREARSRLKGQLEMTISFILPPVLALVPGDVLQSVAESVLKRLVENMKHKVNGSLLADYGEFKSKARSVRFDQEVQTKVKST
- the LOC116209375 gene encoding uncharacterized protein LOC116209375 isoform X2; this translates as MGEVGAAASLGFCINGSGFGTGKLKLQQQQLVMLKNRARCPMELTGTRSRKLLVVKSETGKKPSSYTSKIATDIPLYEAPGASFDQYLEDKPRVFKAIFPDKRRSQRLNEEEWRIQMLPIQFLFLKVWPQIDMRLRCRSMGKDYPAGVPHDVSKVLELDIIRWELQGLDNVLKPSHFSLGVRGALYAERREARSRLKGVEEIGGEHEA
- the LOC116207787 gene encoding transcription factor MYB35-like, translating into MGRPPCCDKLNVKRGLWTAEEDAKILAYVSAHGTGNWTLVPKKAGLNRCGKSCRLRWTNYLRPDLKHESFTPEEEQLIIDFHKAIGSRWSMIARQLPGRTDNDVKNYWNTKLRKKLAKMGIDPVTHKPIPQVMSEYGNINRLPDSTSLVRSTARSAPRSPSSILPRLPMINHMTRNHNSSQKPNSLAGQPDQNLWPGISAAAWDQLLRQFQENNIDQETMRQPQHFMNEVTSSSSSSSSSTVTTQLLNSSSPGSFGSSQAHIPRPPFTRPDLLPSDPLALGVDLQKQCSSFQSGIFTPGAGHEPPSLTEDQACVGISTLGNGPARDITAYNTGVPPYQAAPGDQLNHLYEAASPGNSFIDSILDRDSQIRPDFPELLDGFFDY